One window from the genome of Kluyveromyces marxianus DMKU3-1042 DNA, complete genome, chromosome 3 encodes:
- the TRM8 gene encoding tRNA (guanine46-N7)-methyltransferase — translation MSSNSRRQAYRAEKQDHRNELKHVKIDESVVEKVDKLSLPKKKFYRQRAHSNPFSDHQLEYPLSPDAMDWSKLYPYYYDEDKKQMTKEVTVADIGCGYGGLMIDLSPAFPDKLILGMEIRVQVTNYVEDRIIALRTNHAKENKEAYQNINVLRGNAMKFLPNFFHKGQLEKMFFCFPDPHFKQRKHKARIITNTLLSEYAYVLREGGIIYTITDVLDLHEWMVRHLTEHPLFERLSKEWEGEDKCVSIMRNATEEGKKVERNKGDKYIACFVRLPTPEIV, via the coding sequence ATGAGTTCTAACTCCAGACGTCAAGCATATCGTGCTGAGAAACAAGATCACCGTAATGAATTGAAGCACGTCAAAATCGATGAATCGGTTGTCGAGAAGGTTGACAAACTTTCTCtacccaagaagaagttctaTAGACAGAGAGCACACTCGAATCCTTTCAGTGACCATCAGTTGGAATACCCATTAAGTCCAGATGCTATGGACTGGTCCAAGTTGTATCcatattattatgatgaggataaaaaacaaatgaCAAAGGAAGTTACTGTTGCTGATATCGGCTGCGGTTATGGTGGTCTTATGATTGATTTGTCTCCTGCCTTCCCGGATAAGCTTATCTTGGGTATGGAAATCCGTGTACAAGTTACAAACTACGTTGAAGATAGAATTATCGCATTGAGAACCAACCATgcaaaagagaataaagAAGCGTATCAAAATATTAATGTATTGAGAGGAAACGCTATGAAGTTCTTGCCAAACTTTTTCCACAAGGGTCAATTAGAAAAGATGTTTTTCTGTTTCCCTGATCCTCACTtcaaacaaagaaaacacaagGCAAGAATCATCACAAATACCCTTTTAAGTGAATACGCCTACGTTTTAAGAGAAGGTGGTATCATATATACAATCACCGATGTTTTAGATCTACACGAGTGGATGGTAAGACACCTTACCGAACATCCACTATTCGAAAGGCTTTCGAAGGAATGGGAAGGTGAAGATAAATGTGTAAGCATAATGAGAAACGCAACGGAAGAAGGTAAGAAggttgaaagaaataaaggtGACAAATACATAGCATGTTTCGTGAGATTACCAACCCCGGAAATAgtgtaa
- the STL1 gene encoding uncharacterized protein: MSDSKKSEVQRDSLSPLERIGTNAPDDRIKSSDLTKHGHPSLFQDDVPKNNGNEFLQFRSSFNTSNTTGANGGSNGPNNAPFDQQRIPPNYTDHLQVKDSYLTGRSLLYFTSIFVSLGVFLFGYDQGVMSGIITGPYFKLYFNNPSAATIGTMVSILEIGALVSSLMVSSIGEKFGRRFTIKYGSLIFIIGGLIQTVSWRMGCLVFGRIISGVGVGLLSTIVPIYQSEISPPHNRGKLACIEFTGNIIGYASSVWVDYACSYIKSNTSWRLPLFIQCVMGLLLFLGSFVIVETPRWLLNHDHDIEGLVVIADLHSDGDVLDSKSHEEYRLIKEAVLISRLEGEKKSLRFAFKRYRTRMLIAMSSQMFAQLNGINVISYYAPLVFEQAGWVGREALLMTGINAIIYTLSTVLPWKLVDKWGRKPILLSGALVMGTALLSISISLWANISATPRLVVIFVIIFNAFFGYSWGPIPWLYPVEIAPSTVRSAMASASTATNWLFNWLVGIMTPILQEKIHWRMYLIHTLSCYLSAWVVLKVYPETAGLRLEDMDSVFDDRSSTFSFHSGASVDMEQQSHHVNQGNDIAPSTRSRKSMQSLSQSVFGKDEITPPTLAQVLKWKDEKIDKKPLKKIMRRGSETVSLIYNKVRNLAGTNPSDQIEYGAVSNSQPVDDETPSS; encoded by the coding sequence ATGTCAGATTCTAAGAAAAGCGAAGTCCAACGCGATAGCCTTTCTCCTTTAGAACGTATTGGAACCAATGCTCCAGATGACAGGATAAAGTCCTCTGATTTGACGAAGCATGGTCATCCCTCATTATTTCAGGATGACGTGCCCAAAAACAATGGAAACGAGTTCTTGCAGTTTAGAAGCAGCTTCAATACGTCAAATACGACGGGTGCCAATGGGGGGTCTAATGGTCCCAACAATGCTCCTTTTGACCAACAAAGAATCCCGCCAAATTACACAGACCACCTTCAGGTCAAGGACAGTTATTTGACCGGGAGAAGTCTTTTGTATTTCACCTCCATTTTCGTGTCCCTTGGTGTGTTCTTGTTTGGATATGACCAAGGTGTCATGTCTGGTATTATTACCGGCCCTTATTTTAAGCTGTACTTCAACAATCCTTCCGCTGCCACAATCGGTACAATGGTTTCCATCCTTGAAATCGGTGCCTTGGTGTCGTCCTTGATGGTGTCCAGCATTGGTGAAAAATTTGGACGTCGTTTCACCATCAAATACGGATCCCTTATTTTCATCATTGGTGGTTTAATTCAAACTGTCTCGTGGAGAATGGGGTGCTTGGTCTTTGGCAGAATCATCAGTGGTGTGGGCGTAGGCTTGTTGAGTACTATCGTCCCAATCTACCAATCGGAAATTAGCCCCCCTCACAATAGAGGGAAATTAGCTTGTATTGAATTCACTGGTAACATTATCGGCTACGCGTCAAGTGTCTGGGTTGATTATGCTTGCTCATACATCAAATCAAACACCTCCTGGAGATTGCCATTGTTTATTCAATGTGTTATGGggctgttgttgtttttgggATCATTCGTCATCGTCGAAACTCCTCGTTGGCTATTAAACCATGACCACGACATCGAGGGCCTTGTTGTCATTGCTGATCTACATAGCGATGGTGACGTTTTAGATTCAAAGTCCCATGAGGAATATAGACTGATTAAAGAAGCAGTTCTAATATCTCGACTGGAAGGTGAAAAGAAATCTCTACGTTTCGCTTTCAAACGTTATAGAACAAGAATGTTAATAGCCATGAGCTCACAGATGTTTGCCCAATTGAATGGTATCAATGTTATCTCTTACTATGCCCCTCTTGTGTTTGAACAAGCTGGATGGGTCGGTAGAGAAGCACTATTAATGACGGGTATCAATGCCATCATCTACACGCTGTCAACAGTTTTGCCCTGGAAGTTAGTCGATAAGTGGGGTAGAAAACCTATTCTATTATCAGGCGCTTTAGTTATGGGTACCGCTTTACTATCAATATCCATCTCCTTATGGGCGAACATTTCTGCTACTCCAAGATTAGTGGTGATATTTGTGATTATTTTCAATGCCTTCTTTGGTTACAGCTGGGGTCCCATTCCTTGGTTATACCCTGTAGAAATTGCTCCTTCAACAGTTCGGTCGGCAATGGCTTCTGCGTCAACAGCTACTAATTGGTTATTTAACTGGTTAGTAGGTATAATGACTCCAATTTTGCAGGAAAAGATTCATTGGAGGATGTACTTGATCCACACACTGTCTTGTTATTTGTCCGCATGGGTTGTTCTCAAGGTATATCCCGAAACAGCAGGTTTGCGGTTAGAAGACATGGATTCGGTATTTGATGACAGGTCATCAACTTTCAGTTTCCATTCTGGCGCTTCTGTAGACATGGAGCAGCAATCTCATCATGTTAATCAAGGAAATGATATTGCTCCATCTACCAGATCTCGCAAAAGTATGCAATCTTTGTCTCAATCAGTGTTTGGTAAGGACGAGATCACACCTCCAACTCTTGCTCAGGTTTTGAAGTGGAAGGATGAAAAAATTGACAAGAAACCgttgaagaaaatcatGAGAAGAGGGTCCGAAACAGTGTCACTCATCTATAATAAAGTACGGAATTTGGCTGGAACTAATCCATCAGATCAAATTGAGTATGGAGCAGTTTCTAATAGTCAACCggttgatgatgaaacaCCTTCCTCCTAA
- the SCW4 gene encoding putative family 17 glucosidase SCW10 — protein sequence MQEGRLWKVARKQAIHQQTLIRIEIRSNKKMRFDSVLSNALVLASVASGAAVHKHAEQEKRDVTVVVTNFVNVNGQVAAPDQTSTAYGAASSSPETTTLVPTSAVESPSSSSSPSSSSGSSSSSSSSSSSSSSSSSSSSSGSGSGSGQYSGALGITYSPYTDSGSCKTSDEIKSDIQKLTEFDVIRVYDTDCSGLQAIVPELQGNQKIFIGIYNIDNIASSVSIIKSVFNGDFSKVYAVSVGNELVNSGAKSVSDVSSAVQSAKSQLKNIGYNGDVVTVDTLVATENNTGLCSASDFIAVNCHPYWDGHVDPSNCGPWIKQQLSDLSSTCNNNKKIVVTETGWPTQGSTYINAVPSKSNQDKCIQSIIDTLGSQAILFTTYNDYWKSPGSQGVEQYWGIFGDSPE from the exons ATGCAGGAAGGAAGACTATGGA AGGTAGCAAGAAAGCAAGCAATACATCAACAAACGCTAATAAGAATCGAGATCAGaagcaacaagaaaatgagaTTTGATTCCGTACTATCCAATGCCTTGGTTTTGGCATCCGTGGCCTCAGGTGCTGCAGTCCACAAGCACGCTGAGCAGGAGAAAAGAGATGTGACAGTTGTTGTTACGAACTTTGTGAATGTCAACGGTCAGGTTGCAGCCCCAGATCAGACCAGCACGGCGTATGGTGCTGCATCTAGCTCTCCAGAAACAACTACATTGGTACCAACTAGTGCTGTTGAAAGCCCTAGCTCAAGTTCTAGCCCAAGCTCTAGTTCCGGTTCAAGCTCTAGCTCTAGCTCTAGCTCTAGCTCTAGCTCTAGCTCTAGCTCCAGTTCCAGTTCTGGGTCTGGATCTGGGTCTGGACAATACAGCGGTGCTTTGGGTATCACATATTCGCCATACACCGACAGCGGATCGTGTAAAACGTCCGACGAGATCAAGTCCgatattcaaaaactgaCCGAATTCGACGTCATCAGAGTGTACGATACCGACTGCAGCGGCTTGCAAGCCATTGTTCCTGAACTACAGGGCAACCAAAAGATATTCATCGGGATCTACAACATCGACAACATCGCCTCCAGTGTTAGTATAATAAAATCTGTATTTAACGGGGACTTCTCAAAAGTGTACGCCGTTTCTGTTGGTAACGAACTGGTCAACTCAGGCGCCAAGTCCGTCTCCGACGTCAGCAGCGCTGTCCAGTCCGCCAAGTCCCAGCTAAAGAACATCGGCTACAACGGTGACGTCGTCACCGTTGACACCTTGGTTGCTACAGAGAACAACACAGGCCTCTGTAGTGCCTCAGACTTCATCGCCGTAAACTGTCACCCATACTGGGACGGTCACGTGGACCCATCCAACTGTGGCCCATGGATCAAGCAGCAGCTATCCGATTTGTCCTCCACctgcaacaacaacaagaagatcGTCGTGACCGAAACAGGCTGGCCAACACAGGGCTCCACCTACATCAACGCCGTTCCATCGAAGTCCAACCAAGACAAGTGCATCCAGTCCATCATTGACACACTAGGCTCGCAAGCTATACTGTTCACTACATACAACGACTACTGGAAATCTCCGGGCTCCCAAGGTGTAGAACAGTACTGGGGTATCTTTGGGGACAGTCCAGAGTAG
- a CDS encoding cell wall integrity sensor MID2, with protein MIFNAQFQLLLLALLVKPLLGQQQTTNGETEAGVSSDNSTRSTLTPSTSQLSSQSVRTSLTSLDSLSSSSSSFSFSSSASVSSFLSSTGDSSSLDLSSTLLHENTPSSTSLPTNTSSSFSSTSTISSSSGRNSSTSSLDDTTTSTSSEDEDTTSSTSSSSRRSSSTKFSSSTSTSSSSSDQLTSFSSSTPTSSHGRVTITSVINGVTILSDRFTTVTYTPTATADAKANHHSGLSEKNKHVVIGVVVGVGVPLLILIAVLIYIYCIKPKRTNFLNSEGKVVTAYTSGKVPKWWKRFLGKQTDEYVTESPDPGLNDPADLGLGRNNTVGRHNTDSHRKSHSNELMLEEEKYYDDDGNELNGRNY; from the coding sequence ATGATTTTCAATGCCCAGTTTCAGCTGCTATTATTAGCCCTTTTGGTGAAACCACTTCTGGGACAACAACAGACCACAAACGGGGAAACAGAAGCTGGTGTCAGCTCAGATAACAGTACCAGAAGTACGTTGACGCCATCTACATCGCAGTTGAGCTCGCAAAGTGTGCGAACTTCCCTGACTTCACTGGACTCCCTGAGCTCCAGTAGCTCGAGTTTCAGCTTCAGTTCAAGCGCAAGCGTAAGCTCGTTTCTGTCTTCGACCGGGGATTCATCGTCCCTAGATCTGTCTTCAACATTGCTGCATGAGAACACGCCGTCCAGCACCAGTCTGCCCACGAACACCTCGTCGAGTTTCTCTTCTACGTCGACAATTTCCTCCTCTTCGGGAAGAAATTCCAGCACAAGTTCTCTGGACGACACAACCACTTCAACGTCGTCCGAAGATGAAGACACCACCAGTTCGACGTCGAGCTCCTCCAGACGGTCCTCTTCGACGAAGTTCAGCTCTTCGACTTCTACTTCCAGCTCGTCCTCCGATCAACTCACTTCATTTTCGTCAAGCACCCCGACCTCTTCCCACGGCCGCGTGACCATCACGTCCGTGATTAATGGTGTTACCATCTTGTCGGACCGCTTCACCACAGTGACTTATACACCAACAGCCACGGCTGACGCAAAGGCCAACCATCACAGTGGTCTTAGCGAGAAAAACAAGCATGTTGTCATCGGTGTCGTAGTCGGTGTGGGTGTCCCACTTTTGATCCTCATTGCCGTGTTGATATATATCTACTGTATCAAGCCAAAGAGAAcgaacttcttgaactcAGAAGGTAAGGTGGTCACCGCCTACACCTCAGGGAAAGTTCCTAAGTGGTGGAAACGCTTCCTGGGTAAACAGACAGATGAATATGTGACTGAATCGCCTGATCCCGGCCTCAACGATCCTGCCGATCTGGGTCTCGGTAGAAACAACACTGTCGGTAGACACAATACAGACAGTCATAGAAAGTCACACTCCAATGAGTTGATgctggaagaagaaaaatactaCGATGATGACGGTAACGAGTTAAACGGTAGAAACTACTGA